The Thalassotalea sediminis genome includes the window CAGTGGATTGATATTTTTAGCTACTTTGGCATATCGCTTGAAAAGCAATCGGTGGGGTGTTGTGGTATGGCGGGTACATATGGCCATGAGCAGGTTAACTTTGAAAATTCAAAATCATTATATGGTATGAGTTGGCAACCAAAAGTTGATGATGCGAAAGAAGAACAATTAGTGGTTACAGGTTATTCATGTCGTTCGCAAATTAAACGTCTTGCTAATAAGGCAACAAAACATCCGGTTGAAGTATTAGTTGCGCAACTACGTAAATAATATTGATTGTTCAAATAAACAAGGTTTTTACAACATTAATATAATGTTTTTGACTGGCTATTAGTTGCTTGAATGCATAGGCTTGTTGTTAGCAAGACAGGGTTGTCTTGCACTCACATTTCATTCCAAATTGAAGTAATTAAAAAGGTGGCCTAGGCCACCTTATTTTTTGTTTTAATAAAGGCTATTTATTTACTTGCGTTAGCAATAATCTCTTGAGCCATTTGATCTGCGATAATACCTGTTGGTTTATCCTGTTCAGCTGCTTTGGTAAATACTGTCGTTAACGTATTATAGATATTTTCTACCAATCGAGTGGCCTCTTGAGCACAGTATGGTTCTGGATAAATCTCTAATGATACATTGATAATACCACCAGCATTTATGACGTAATCTGGTGTGTATAAAATACCTTTATCTTTTAAGATCTGATCGTGTTTATTAGCAGCTAACTGGTTGTTTGCACAACCGGCAATGATAGATGCTTTTAACTGTGGGATCGTGTCATCATTAATAGAAGCACCTAGTGCACACGGTGAGAAAACATCAACATCTTGGCTGTAAATATCATCAAGCTCAACAATTGTTGCACCAAATTCAGCCGATGCTTTTTCTAGCGTTTCGTGGTTAATATCCGTAACAACTAAGCTAGCACCCGCAGCATGTAATTTAGCACATAAGTCATAACCTACGCTGCCAAGACCTTGTACGGCAACTTTAATACCGTTTAAGT containing:
- a CDS encoding Glu/Leu/Phe/Val family dehydrogenase; the protein is MAFFDLVDFDNHEQVVFCSDKATGLKAIIAVHSTALGPAAGGCRFWDYANDEQALTDVLRLSKGMTYKNAMAGLKLGGGKAVIIGNPKALKSTELFEAFGRAVNNIGGRYYTAEDVNITTSDMATVNQVTDYVAGLDGKSGNPAPFTALGTFLGIKAAVKFKLGKDDLNGIKVAVQGLGSVGYDLCAKLHAAGASLVVTDINHETLEKASAEFGATIVELDDIYSQDVDVFSPCALGASINDDTIPQLKASIIAGCANNQLAANKHDQILKDKGILYTPDYVINAGGIINVSLEIYPEPYCAQEATRLVENIYNTLTTVFTKAAEQDKPTGIIADQMAQEIIANASK